The proteins below come from a single Rosa rugosa chromosome 2, drRosRugo1.1, whole genome shotgun sequence genomic window:
- the LOC133728906 gene encoding uncharacterized protein LOC133728906 isoform X1, with protein sequence MNRLGWRIFSKNNPLAHYHMSRSALDEVSQSGAFVRSASEFRNFISRDPNSQFPAEAGRYHLYISYACPWASRCLAYLNIKGLQKAISFTSVKPIWERTKESDEHMGWVFPASDKELEGAEPDPLNGAKSIRELYEIASTKYSGKYTVPVLWDKKLGTIVSNESSEIIRMFNTEFNSIAENPALDLYPDHLQSQVNQTNEWIYDKINNGVYKCGFAKKQEPYDEAVKQLYEALDRCEEILSKQRYLCGNTLSEADIRLFVTLIRFDEVYAVHFKCNKKLLREYPNLFNYTKDIFQVPGMSSTVQMDHIKRHYYGSHPSINPFGIVPSGPNIDYSSPHDRNKFSA encoded by the exons ATGAATAGACTCGGTTGGAGAATTTTCAGCAAAAATAATCCACTGG CACACTATCACATGTCTCGGTCTGCACTGGATGAGGTCTCACAATCTGGTGCATTTGTgagaagtgcttctgaattcCGTAACTTCATTTCACGAGACCCGAATTCGCAATTTCCAGCAGAAGCTGGGAGATATCATCTTTATATATCTTATGCTTGCCCTTGGGCTTCAAGATGCCTTGCATACTTGAATATTAAAGGACTTCAGAAAGCTATCAGCTTTACG TCGGTCAAACCTATATGggaaagaacaaaagaaagtgATGAGCATATGGGATGGGTTTTTCCTGCTTCAGATAAGGAGCTAGAAGGAGCTGAACCTGACCCTTTGAATGGAGCAAAAAGTATACGAGAACTTTATGAGATTGCTAGTACAAAATACAGTGGAAAGTACACTGTTCCG GTTCTATGGGATAAAAAACTTGGAACAATTGTCAGTAATGAGAGTTCGGAGATTATTCGCATGTTTAATACTGAATTCAACAGTATAGCAGAGAACCCGGCTTTGGACTTGTATCCCGATCACTTGCAATCCCAAGTCAATCAGACTAATGAATGGATATACGACAAGATAAATAACGGTGTCTATAAATGTGGGTTTGCCAAGAAGCAGGAGCCTTACGATGAG GCTGTGAAACAGTTGTATGAAGCTTTGGACAGATGTGAAGAGATACTTAGCAAGCAACGATACCtctgtggaaacacattatctGAAGCAGATATTCGTTTGTTTGTGACTCTCATAAGATTTGATGAG GTTTATGCAGTCCACTTCAAGTGCAACAAGAAACTCCTGCGAGAGTACCCAAATCTGTTTAACTACACCAAGGACATTTTCCAAGTTCCTGGAATGAGCAGCACAGTCCAGATGGATCACATCAAACGACACTACTATGGAAGCCATCCTTCTATCAATCCTTTCGGGATAGTTCCTTCCGGCCCAAACATCGACTACTCTTCTCCTCATGACAGAAACAAGTTTTCTGCATAG
- the LOC133728906 gene encoding uncharacterized protein LOC133728906 isoform X2, producing the protein MSRSALDEVSQSGAFVRSASEFRNFISRDPNSQFPAEAGRYHLYISYACPWASRCLAYLNIKGLQKAISFTSVKPIWERTKESDEHMGWVFPASDKELEGAEPDPLNGAKSIRELYEIASTKYSGKYTVPVLWDKKLGTIVSNESSEIIRMFNTEFNSIAENPALDLYPDHLQSQVNQTNEWIYDKINNGVYKCGFAKKQEPYDEAVKQLYEALDRCEEILSKQRYLCGNTLSEADIRLFVTLIRFDEVYAVHFKCNKKLLREYPNLFNYTKDIFQVPGMSSTVQMDHIKRHYYGSHPSINPFGIVPSGPNIDYSSPHDRNKFSA; encoded by the exons ATGTCTCGGTCTGCACTGGATGAGGTCTCACAATCTGGTGCATTTGTgagaagtgcttctgaattcCGTAACTTCATTTCACGAGACCCGAATTCGCAATTTCCAGCAGAAGCTGGGAGATATCATCTTTATATATCTTATGCTTGCCCTTGGGCTTCAAGATGCCTTGCATACTTGAATATTAAAGGACTTCAGAAAGCTATCAGCTTTACG TCGGTCAAACCTATATGggaaagaacaaaagaaagtgATGAGCATATGGGATGGGTTTTTCCTGCTTCAGATAAGGAGCTAGAAGGAGCTGAACCTGACCCTTTGAATGGAGCAAAAAGTATACGAGAACTTTATGAGATTGCTAGTACAAAATACAGTGGAAAGTACACTGTTCCG GTTCTATGGGATAAAAAACTTGGAACAATTGTCAGTAATGAGAGTTCGGAGATTATTCGCATGTTTAATACTGAATTCAACAGTATAGCAGAGAACCCGGCTTTGGACTTGTATCCCGATCACTTGCAATCCCAAGTCAATCAGACTAATGAATGGATATACGACAAGATAAATAACGGTGTCTATAAATGTGGGTTTGCCAAGAAGCAGGAGCCTTACGATGAG GCTGTGAAACAGTTGTATGAAGCTTTGGACAGATGTGAAGAGATACTTAGCAAGCAACGATACCtctgtggaaacacattatctGAAGCAGATATTCGTTTGTTTGTGACTCTCATAAGATTTGATGAG GTTTATGCAGTCCACTTCAAGTGCAACAAGAAACTCCTGCGAGAGTACCCAAATCTGTTTAACTACACCAAGGACATTTTCCAAGTTCCTGGAATGAGCAGCACAGTCCAGATGGATCACATCAAACGACACTACTATGGAAGCCATCCTTCTATCAATCCTTTCGGGATAGTTCCTTCCGGCCCAAACATCGACTACTCTTCTCCTCATGACAGAAACAAGTTTTCTGCATAG
- the LOC133728908 gene encoding protein NARROW LEAF 1 encodes MDRSRLDLRCYHSGSIQSEESALDLERNYCCHPNLPSSSPSPLQAFASSGQHSESNAAYFSWPTLTRINDAAEDRANYFGNLQKGVLPEILGRLPSGQQATTLLELMTIRAFHSKILRRFSLGTAIGFRIRNGVLTDIPAILVFVARKAHRHWLSHSQCLPAALEGPGGVWCDVDVVEFSYFGSPAPTPKEQLYTELADGLRGNDPYVGSGSQVASQETYGTMGAIVKSRTGNRQVGFLTNRHVAVDLDYPNQKMFHPMPPSLGPGVYLGAVERATSFITDDLWYGIFAGTNPETFVRADGAFIPFADDFNMKNVITTVPGVGEIGDVNIIDLQSPINSLIGRQVIKVGRSSGLTTGTIMAYALEYNDEKGICFFTDFFVVGENQQTFDLEGDSGSLILLTGQNGEKPRPVGIIWGGTANRGRLKLKKGQPPENWTSGVDLGRLLDLLELDLITTKEGLQAAIEEQRNASAAGIGSTVAESSPAVCAPYKHKLQDNCGPLGLNFHQVPFEGESCLGPSRRLMHGDFHIENGVETAPSVEHQFIPSFTSRSPVIHSNQEENPVSKNIFALRSGSDEEISVSLQLGEPEPKRRKNYNSFFSTKGPK; translated from the exons ATGGACAGATCCAGATTAGATTTAAGATGTTATCATTCTGGATCAATACAGTCTGAGGAGTCTGCTCTAGACTTGGAAAGGAACTACTGCTGTCATCCTAATCTCCCTTCTTCAAGTCCGTCTCCTCTCCAGGCATTTGCATCTAGTGGTCAGCACTCTGAGAGCAATGCTGCCTACTTCTCATGGCCTACTTTGACCCGGATTAATGATGCAGCAGAAGATAGGGCAAACTATTTTGGAAACCTTCAGAAGGGTGTTCTTCCTGAAATTTTGGGGCGGTTGCCATCAGGACAGCAGGCTACAACCTTGCTTGAGCTGATGACCATCAGGGCATTCCATAGCAAGATATTGCGTCGCTTTAGTCTTGGCACTGCCATTGGGTTTCGGATTCGAAATGGTGTCTTGACAGATATTCCAGCTATTCTTGTCTTTGTTGCCCGTAAAGCTCACAGGCATTGGCTCAGCCATTCACAGTGTCTACCTGCTGCTCTTGAG GGGCCAGGAGGTGTATGGTGTGATGTGGATGTTGTGGAATTTTCCTATTTTGGTTCTCCAGCTCCAACTCCTAAGGAACAGCTTTACACAGAGCTTGCAGATGGCTTGAGGGGAAATGATCCATATGTCGGTTCTGGTTCCCAG GTTGCAAGCCAGGAGACATATGGAACTATGGGTGCTATTGTTAAAAGTCGAACAGGAAATAGACAAGTTGGTTTCCTCACAAATAGGCATGTGGCAGTTGATTTGGACTATCCAAACCAGAAAATGTTCCATCCTATGCCACCAAGCCTTGGACCTGGAGTGTATCTTGGTGCTGTAGAGAGGGCAACATCTTTTATCACAGATGACCTTTGGTATGGAATATTTGCCGGAACAAACCCAG AAACATTTGTGCGAGCTGACGGTGCCTTCATTCCTTTTGCTGACGATTTCAACATGAAGAATGTAATTACAACTGTACCAGGTGTGGGTGAGATTGGTGATGTTAACATCATAGACTTGCAGTCTCCAATCAACAGTCTCATTGGTAGGCAAGTGATAAAAGTTGGGAGAAGTTCAGGCTTGACTACTGGGACCATCATGGCatatgcccttgagtacaatGATGAAAAAGGGATTTGTTTCTTCActgatttttttgttgttggagAGAATCAGCAGACTTTTGATCTTGAAGGTGATAGTGGAAGCCTCATTCTATTAACTGGTCAGAATGGGGAGAAGCCACGACCCGTTGGGATCATTTGGGGTGGGACAGCTAACCGTGGTCGCTTAAAACTGAAAAAAGGCCAACCACCTGAAAATTGGACTAGTGGAGTTGATCTTGGGCGCCTTCTTGACCTCCTGGAACTGGATCTGATAACAACCAAAGAAGGGCTTCAAG CTGCAATTGAAGAGCAACGAAATGCTTCAGCAGCTGGGATTGGTTCCACAGTTGCAGAGTCATCCCCTGCTGTCTGTGCTCCATATAAACATAAGCTACAAGATAACTGTGGACCTCTTGGTTTAAACTTTCATCAAGTACCATTTGAAGGCGAATCCTGTCTGGGACCAAGTCGACGATTGATGCATGGTGACTTTCACATTGAAAATGGTGTTGAAACAGCTCCCAGTGTTGAGCACCAGTTCATTCCGAGTTTCACCAGTAGATCTCCGGTAATTCATAGCAATCAAGAGGAAAATCCAGTATCAAAAAACATTTTTGCATTGCGGAGTGGCTCAGATGAAGAGATTTCTGTTTCCTTACAGTTAGGAGAGCCTGAaccaaagagaagaaaaaactaCAACTCTTTCTTTAGCACTAAAGGACCCAAATGA
- the LOC133728905 gene encoding pentatricopeptide repeat-containing protein At4g19890, whose protein sequence is MVVSLRILRNHGLQHKLLSPTSTHISQLKRTLSSFTDSDEPYYSAAATTTTATTSDSQSESHSLVTTICSMVYKSYSPQTHFKSSPPNLNLDLNPDSLTHEHAISVVASLSDEAGSMVALSFFYWAIGFAKFRYFMRLYIFCALSIFGNGNLERTHEVVQCMVRSFAEIGRFKEAADMVFEMQNQGLVLSTRTLNCVIGIACEMGLMEYAENVFDEMSVRGVCPDGLSFKCMVVGYCRNGAVLEVDRWLSKMIERGFVLDNASFTLIISVFCEKGFVSRASWCFDKMSKMGVKPNLVNFTSLIHGLCKRGSVKQAFEMLEEMVRRGWKPNVYTHTALIDGLCKKGWTERAFRLFLKLVRSDSYKPNVHTYTAMISGYCKEDKMSRAEMLLSRMKEQELVPNTNTYTTLVYGHCKAGNFERAYELMDVMSEEGFAPNICTYNAVMDSLCKKGRVQEAYKLIKKGLRRGLQADRVTYTIFISEHCKRGDINSALAFFNKMVKAGLEPDIHSYTTLISAFCRQKKMKESEKLFEVAVRLGLIPAKETYTSMICGYCRDGNIALAVKFFRRMSDHGCSPDSFTYGALISGLCKEEKLDEARKLYDTMMDKGLSPCEVTRLTLAHEYCQKDDYATAMVILDRLDKKFWIRTVNTLVRKLCCEKKVGIAALFFHKLVDKDQNVDRVTLQAFMTACYESNKYALLSDLTERISKGIG, encoded by the coding sequence ATGGTTGTTTCCCTTCGAATTCTCAGAAACCATGGACTTCAACACAAGCTATTATCGCCTACATCCACCCACATTTCTCAACTCAAGAGAACCCTCTCTTCCTTCACTGACTCCGATGAACCATACTACTCCGCCGCCGCCACaaccaccaccgccaccacctccgattCCCAATCAGAATCACACTCTCTGGTCACCACAATCTGTTCAATGGTATACAAATCCTACTCCCCACAAACCCATTTCAAATCTTCACCTCCAAACCTCAATCTTGATCTAAACCCCGATTCTTTGACCCACGAACACGCCATTTCCGTCGTGGCTTCACTTTCCGACGAGGCCGGGTCCATGGTGGCCCTCAGCTTTTTCTACTGGGCTATTGGGTTTGCGAAATTTCGATACTTTATGCGGCTTTACATCTTCTGCGCCCTGTCGATTTTCGGCAATGGCAATTTGGAGAGGACCCATGAAGTGGTTCAGTGTATGGTGAGGAGTTTCGCTGAGATTGGGAGGTTTAAAGAGGCTGCCGATATGGTTTTCGAGATGCAGAACCAGGGCCTTGTGTTGAGTACTCGCACTTTGAACTGTGTTATCGGCATTGCTTGCGAAATGGGTTTAATGGAATATGCAGAGAACGTGTTCGACGAAATGTCTGTGAGAGGAGTGTGTCCTGATGGTTTGAGCTTTAAGTGTATGGTTGTTGGGTATTGTCGAAATGGTGCGGTTTTGGAGGTGGATAGGTGGTTGAGTAAGATGATTGAGAGGGGCTTTGTTTTGGATAATGCTAGTTTTACTTTGATTATTAGTGTGTTTTGTGAGAAGGGTTTTGTGAGTAGAGCGTCTTGGTGTTTCGATAAGATGAGTAAGATGGGGGTGAAGCCGAATTTGGTTAACTTTACGTCTTTGATACATGGGTTGTGCAAGAGGGGGAGTGTTAAGCAGGCGTTTGAGATGTTGGAGGAGATGGTTAGGAGAGGTTGGAAGCCGAATGTGTATACACATACCGCGTTGATTGATGGGTTGTGCAAGAAAGGTTGGACTGAGAGGGCGTTTAGGCTGTTTCTGAAGCTTGTCCGGAGTGATAGTTATAAGCCAAATGTGCATACTTATACTGCGATGATCAGTGGATATTGCAAGGAGGATAAAATGAGCCGTGCGGAGATGTTGTTGAGCAGAATGAAGGAACAAGAATTAGTTCCTAACACCAATACATATACCACTCTCGTTTATGGGCATTGCAAAGCTGGGAATTTTGAaagagcatatgaattgatggATGTAATGAGTGAAGAAGGATTTGCTCCAAATATATGTACATACAATGCAGTTATGGACAGTCTCTGTAAAAAGGGAAGGGTCCAAGAAGCTTATAAACTGATTAAGAAGGGCCTTCGCCGAGGATTGCAGGCTGATAGAGTCACATATACCATTTTCATATCCGAGCACTGCAAACGGGGTGATATTAACAGTGCCCTAGCTTTTTTCAATAAGATGGTCAAGGCTGGATTGGAGCCTGATATACATTCATATACCACTTTGATTTCTGCCTTCTGCAggcaaaagaaaatgaaagaaagtgAGAAACTTTTCGAGGTAGCTGTAAGGCTTGGCTTGATTCCGGCCAAGGAGACCTATACATCCATGATATGTGGGTACTGTAGGGATGGAAATATTGCTTTGGCTGTAAAGTTCTTCCGCAGGATGAGTGATCATGGTTGTTCCCCGGATAGTTTTACTTATGGTGCTCTAATAAGTGGGCTCTGCaaggaggagaaacttgacgAGGCTCGTAAGTTATATGATACCATGATGGACAAGGGGCTGTCACCCTGTGAAGTTACTAGGTTGACATTAGCTCACGAGTATTGCCAAAAAGATGACTATGCCACTGCTATGGTCATCTTAGATAGGCTAGACAAGAAGTTCTGGATCCGCACGGTTAACACATTGGTCAGGAAGCTTTGTTGTGAGAAGAAAGTGGGAATAGCAGCATTGTTCTTTCACAAATTAGTTGATAAGGATCAGAATGTGGATCGTGTGACATTGCAAGCATTTATGACTGCATGTTATGAGAGCAACAAGTATGCTCTTCTTTCGGATTTGACTGAGAGAATCTCTAAAGGAATTGGCTAG
- the LOC133728907 gene encoding uncharacterized protein LOC133728907, with amino-acid sequence MSSEAAKGATTGFVECDRLHRALVDCHRRIPAGRARESGCRHLNRGLAECLVSVACPDEAEAVRSLCGSSGTGLKRTQCQQAQLSLSLCLSSHQTKD; translated from the coding sequence ATGTCGTCGGAAGCTGCGAAGGGAGCGACGACGGGATTCGTGGAGTGCGATCGGCTGCACCGCGCGCTGGTGGATTGTCACCGTCGGATCCCGGCGGGTCGGGCGCGGGAATCGGGTTGCCGGCACCTGAACCGCGGACTTGCCGAGTGCTTGGTGTCGGTGGCGTGCCCGGACGAGGCCGAAGCCGTTCGGAGCCTCTGCGGTAGCAGCGGCACCGGTCTGAAGCGCACTCAGTGCCAGCAGGCTcagctctccctctctctctgcctCTCCTCTCATCAAACCAAAGACTAA